A stretch of Henckelia pumila isolate YLH828 chromosome 4, ASM3356847v2, whole genome shotgun sequence DNA encodes these proteins:
- the LOC140865526 gene encoding desiccation-related protein PCC27-45, producing MNLVEKAKNFVADKVTDMKKPEASITDVDLKDVGRQGITYLAKVSVKNPYGVSIPVCDIKYSLKSVDRVIASGEIPDPGSLKGNDETMLDVGIKVPHSVLVSLIKDIGADWDVDYLLEIQLIVDLPVVGNITIPLSQKGEMKLPSFSDFFK from the exons ATGAATTTGGTGGAGAAGGCGAAGAATTTTGTGGCCGACAAAGTGACTGACATGAAGAAGCCCGAGGCTTCCATAACGGACGTCGATCTCAAAGACGTCGGCCGTCAGGGGATCACTTATTTGGCCAAGGTCTCCGTTAAAAACCCTTACGGCGTTTCCATTCCCGTCTGCGACATCAAGTACTCCCTCAAAAGCGTTGACAG GGTGATAGCTTCGGGTGAAATTCCCGATCCGGGATCTTTGAAAGGAAACGACGAAACGATGCTAGACGTGGGAATAAAGGTGCCACACAGTGTGCTAGTGAGCTTGATAAAGGACATCGGCGCCGATTGGGATGTGGACTACTTGCTCGAGATCCAGCTCATCGTCGATCTCCCCGTCGTCGGAAACATAACCATTCCCCTTTCTCAGAAGGGAGAGATGAAGCTTCCATCTTTCTCCGACTTTTTTAAATAG
- the LOC140866710 gene encoding RING-H2 finger protein ATL67-like, producing MLQLSVSPTFSILPLLSPHFPFLPDGPFLPHHHFPPLPMSAAPPPPPPPITSETVKSSFSQNLSSIGLGYAIAIAFGFLVLFSTVLLASYICCRSATARRRRQNRRSPDRNPSAENSVYLPRIIFVAEDDESDSQNVVVGLDQAVINSYPKLVFSKGNAANETVCSICLCEYREAEMLRMLPDCRHCFHVMCVDAWLKLNASCPVCRNSPLPTPLSTPLQEVVPLSQYSDGRRRV from the coding sequence ATGCTGCAACTAAGCGTCTCACCCACTTTCTCCATTTTACCCCTCCTATCCCCTCATTTTCCCTTCCTTCCGGATGGCCCTTTTCTTCCCCACCACCACTTTCCTCCTCTCCCAATGTCCGCCGCccctccgccgccgccgccgcccatAACCTCCGAAACCGTCAAATCCTCCTTCTCTCAGAACCTCAGCTCCATAGGTCTCGGCTACGCCATCGCCATCGCCTTCGGCTTCCTCGTCCTCTTCTCCACCGTCCTCCTCGCCTCCTACATCTGCTGCCGTTCCGCCACCGCACGGAGACGCCGCCAGAACCGTCGCTCCCCCGACCGAAATCCCTCCGCCGAGAACAGCGTGTACCTCCCCCGGATAATCTTCGTGGCGGAGGATGACGAGAGCGACTCGCAAAACGTCGTCGTGGGGCTGGATCAGGCGGTCATCAACTCGTACCCGAAGTTGGTGTTCTCGAAGGGGAACGCGGCGAACGAAACCGTTTGCTCCATCTGTTTGTGCGAGTACAGGGAGGCGGAAATGCTGAGGATGCTGCCGGATTGCAGGCACTGCTTCCACGTCATGTGCGTGGATGCGTGGCTTAAGCTCAATGCTTCGTGCCCCGTTTGCCGGAACTCGCCGTTGCCCACGCCGCTGTCCACGCCGTTGCAGGAAGTGGTGCCGCTCTCTCAGTACTCCGATGGCCGGAGGAGAGTGTAA
- the LOC140860498 gene encoding uncharacterized protein → MQGLSSACEEMKGKKNEKSRRIWSLKEEETLLSALKDLAHKGWKSDNGFRSGYLIVLEDSMKKAFSETDIRDTPHINSKIHVWKKNYGTLFTILSTSGIGWNETDKMIDAPDDDWEEVVKNDPNARCMRNKSWPYYDDWCEIFGKDRANGHNAEGFIDAVQNIFYQTRPNNEKDDIELEDILRSDFEDIKSNSSIKHIGGSFEKKNSKKRKTVDNSENLTEVMKQFADKTDSRLGEITKCLTVAFDVTTATNDVFEALDGFAWLTIEAKVLVAKKLVNNPQELKLFFKLPDDAKSILVKMMLS, encoded by the exons ATGCAAGGTTTAAGCAGTGCTTGTGAAGAAATGAAGGGTAAAAAGAATGAAAAAAGTAGGAGAATATGGAGTCTAAAAGAGGAGGAGACACTTCTTTCAGCATTAAAAGATCTTGCACATAAAGGATGGAAAAGTGACAATGGATTTCGTAGTGGTTATTTGATTGTGCTTGAGGATTCAATGAAAAAAGCTTTTTCGGAGACAGATATACGTGACACGCCGCATATCAACTCCAAAATTCATGTTTGGAAAAAGAATTATGGCACTTTATTCACTATACTTTCCACTAGCGGCATAGGTTGGAATGAGACTGATAAGATGATAGATGCACCAGATGATGATTGGGAGGAAGTTGTGAAg AATGATCCAAATGCACGATGTATGAGGAATAAGTCATGGCCATATTATGATGACTGGTGTGAGATATTTGGAAAAGATCGTGCAAACGGTCACAATGCTGAAGGATTCATTGATGCAGTGCAGAATATTTTCTATCAAACTCGACCAAACAATGAGAAGGATGATATAGAGCTTGAAGATATTTTGCGTTCAGATTTTGAAGATATCAAGTCAAACTCGTCAATCAAGCATATTGGTGGGTCTTTTgagaagaaaaattcaaaaaagagGAAAACTGTTGACAACAGTGAAAATCTAACTGAGGTAATGAAGCAGTTTGCTGACAAGACAGATTCTAGACTTGGGGAAATTACTAAATGTCTTACTGTTGCATTTGATGTTACCACTGCTACTAATGACGTTTTTGAGGCATTGGATGGTTTTGCATGGTTGACAATAGAGGCCAAGGTTTTAGTGGCAAAAAAATTGGTGAACAATCCACAAGAGTTGAAACTTTTCTTCAAGCTTCCTGATGATGCAAAGTCCATTTTGGTTAAGATGATGTTGTCATGA